The following are from one region of the Lytechinus pictus isolate F3 Inbred chromosome 4, Lp3.0, whole genome shotgun sequence genome:
- the LOC129259210 gene encoding uncharacterized protein LOC129259210, whose amino-acid sequence MEVPEGPENFEGVPNMPKVFGDATQAVKVFSEYNRLAFSDEFQQIFNERLDFTKPDVLVKVQSVWLQASYKALDNTGFGHLKDMLGPGKIPDLLKLMFMAYNDCPEVIKLGAFIRGPYAQTPPPNVVTVGSNLPELTLISLAGETVGLSDLHINKDRPMMIMSSSAS is encoded by the exons ATGGAGGTTCCAGAAGGGCCTGAGAATTTTGAAGGAGTCCCAAACATGCCGAAAGTGTTCGGCGATGCAACGCAGGCTGTTAAGGTATTCTCAGAATACAATAGACTCGCATTCTCAGATGAGTTTCAGCAAATCTTTAATGAAAGGTTGGATTTCACTAAGCCAGATGTCCTAGTGAAAGTACAG AGTGTCTGGCTACAGGCAAGCTATAAAGCACTGGATAACACTGGATTCGGTCACCTGAAGGATATGTTAGGACCAGGAAAAATACCAGACCTCCTTAAACTGATGTTCATGGCGTACAATGATTGTCCAGAG GTGATTAAATTAGGGGCGTTTATACGGGGTCCTTATGCCCAAACACCCCCTCCAAATGTGGTCACTGTTGGAAGTAACTTGCCGGAGCTCACTCTGATCTCCCTGGCCGGCGAGACTGTAGGACTTTCTGATCTTCATATCAACAAGGATAGACCGATGATGATTATGTCTTCATCAGCCTCCTGA
- the LOC129258599 gene encoding uncharacterized protein LOC129258599: MAESKAPQKVFSSPEEATKAIMEVNRLATLEETQQKYSELDFTSPEVMLDIKKIILDLSITVLQNLGLNHLIPMFGLDKIPNIMMAAMAYKDSPEVMKAVAKIRMNPALRIAPPRLIGVGDDVPDMRLVSLSGDVTTLSDLQINKDRPMLIMASSAS, from the exons ATGGCAGAATCCAAAGCTCCACAGAAAGTCTTTAGTTCTCCAGAAGAAGCGACCAAGGCTATCATGGAGGTTAATCGATTGGCGACGTTAGAGGAGACTCAGCAGAAGTACAGTGAGCTTGACTTTACTAGTCCCGAAGTCATGCTCGATATAAAG aaaataATACTTGATTTGAGCATTACTGTGCTTCAGAACCTTGGCTTAAATCACTTGATTCCGATGTTTGGACTTGATAAGATCCCAAATATTATGATGGCAGCCATGGCATATAAGGATTCCCCGGAG GTGATGAAAGCTGTTGCAAAAATCAGAATGAATCCAGCCTTGCGTATTGCACCACCTCGCCTGATAGGAGTTGGCGATGATGTACCGGACATGAGGCTTGTATCTCTATCAGGTGACGTCACAACTCTTTCTGATCTTCAAATCAACAAGGACAGACCAATGTTGATCATGGCTTCATCAGCTTCCTGA